Proteins from a genomic interval of Gordonia sp. SL306:
- a CDS encoding metal ABC transporter permease, with the protein MIDFLVEPWTLSFMRDAFLASGVAAAVCALISCWIVLIGWSLMGDAVSHAVLPGVVLSYIVGVPFAIGAVIFGFLAVALIGTVRDTSRVKEDAAIGIVFTTLFALGLVLVSATPSQTDLNHILFGNVLGVSGADRWQLLILAAVVATVLVVKRRDLTLYAFDPVHAHAIGLSRRWLGVLLLGLLALTCVLALQIVGVILVVAMLIIPGASAHLLTDRFGHMLLIAPAIAVAATLVGIYISYGADVSPGGMVVVTQGVMFTLIYFFAPRNGLLTRWIDSRRTSMTAA; encoded by the coding sequence ATGATCGACTTCCTGGTCGAACCCTGGACCCTGTCCTTCATGCGCGACGCATTCCTCGCGAGCGGGGTCGCGGCCGCGGTGTGCGCACTGATCAGCTGCTGGATCGTCCTGATCGGCTGGTCGCTCATGGGCGACGCAGTCTCGCACGCGGTGCTGCCCGGCGTGGTGCTGTCGTACATCGTCGGGGTGCCGTTCGCGATCGGCGCGGTGATCTTCGGATTCCTCGCGGTCGCATTGATCGGGACCGTCCGCGACACGAGTCGGGTGAAGGAGGACGCCGCGATCGGCATCGTGTTCACCACCCTGTTCGCGCTCGGGCTGGTACTCGTCTCGGCAACGCCGAGTCAGACCGATCTGAACCACATCCTGTTCGGGAACGTCCTCGGCGTCTCGGGCGCGGACCGGTGGCAGTTGCTGATCCTCGCCGCGGTGGTCGCGACGGTGCTGGTGGTCAAGCGGCGGGATCTGACGCTCTACGCCTTCGATCCCGTCCACGCACACGCGATCGGGCTGTCCCGACGATGGCTCGGCGTCCTGCTGCTCGGTCTGCTCGCCCTCACCTGTGTGCTGGCGCTCCAGATCGTCGGCGTCATCCTCGTCGTCGCGATGCTGATCATCCCCGGAGCCTCGGCGCACCTGCTCACCGACAGGTTCGGTCACATGCTGCTGATCGCCCCGGCGATCGCCGTCGCGGCCACCCTCGTGGGCATCTACATCAGCTACGGTGCCGACGTCTCCCCGGGCGGAATGGTGGTGGTGACGCAGGGTGTGATGTTCACCTTGATCTATTTCTTCGCACCGCGGAACGGGCTCCTGACCAGGTGGATCGACAGCCGCCGGACGTCGATGACCGCCGCCTGA
- a CDS encoding alpha/beta hydrolase, translating into MLTRARKRLVAGLVAVVAATGVTMVAAPTAQAAGNTEYVYSAAMHRNIPVRIVDGGGGGPKPTLYVLDGLRAPNNTSGWLQNTDVDRFMVGKGTNVAIPFGGGGSFYTDWERTDPKLGLNRWETFLTRELPAYMQRRHNSDNRRNGIAGLSMSGTSALNLASRHPGFYRAVASYSGYPTVTLPGFNQGIQASVAEMGGNPINMWGIWPAGQWAANDPFLSANNLAGKHVYVSSGTGVGSKYDSSVNPASANFNPVKFAQMVPLEVAASTSSQLYIGRLAVVPGVKLTTHITPDGVHWWDYWESDFKQSWASTFRPAFF; encoded by the coding sequence ATGCTGACACGCGCCCGTAAGCGCTTGGTCGCCGGACTTGTGGCCGTGGTGGCCGCGACGGGCGTGACCATGGTTGCTGCACCGACGGCTCAGGCGGCCGGTAACACCGAGTACGTCTACTCCGCGGCCATGCACCGCAACATCCCGGTCCGCATCGTCGACGGTGGCGGTGGCGGCCCGAAGCCCACGCTGTACGTCCTCGACGGTCTGCGCGCCCCGAACAACACCAGCGGCTGGCTGCAGAACACCGACGTCGACCGTTTCATGGTCGGCAAGGGCACCAACGTCGCGATCCCGTTCGGCGGCGGCGGCAGCTTCTACACCGACTGGGAGCGCACCGATCCCAAGCTGGGCCTCAACCGGTGGGAGACCTTCCTGACCCGCGAGCTGCCCGCATACATGCAGCGTCGCCACAACAGTGACAACCGCCGCAACGGCATCGCCGGTCTGTCGATGTCGGGCACCTCGGCGCTGAACCTCGCGTCGCGCCACCCCGGTTTCTACCGCGCGGTCGCCTCCTACAGTGGCTACCCGACGGTCACCCTGCCGGGCTTCAACCAGGGCATCCAGGCGTCGGTCGCCGAGATGGGCGGCAACCCGATCAACATGTGGGGCATCTGGCCGGCCGGTCAGTGGGCCGCCAACGACCCGTTCCTGAGCGCCAACAACCTCGCAGGCAAGCACGTCTACGTGTCGTCGGGCACCGGGGTCGGCAGCAAGTACGACTCCTCGGTCAATCCGGCCAGCGCCAACTTCAACCCGGTCAAGTTCGCGCAGATGGTGCCGCTCGAGGTCGCCGCGTCGACCAGCAGCCAGCTCTACATCGGCCGTCTGGCCGTGGTCCCCGGCGTCAAGCTGACCACGCACATCACCCCGGACGGCGTCCACTGGTGGGACTACTGGGAGAGCGACTTCAAGCAGTCGTGGGCCAGCACCTTCCGCCCGGCGTTCTTCTGA
- a CDS encoding DUF3068 domain-containing protein, with amino-acid sequence MRRLWLALPAFLGAACIAAAIAIPLFLVPQLRVVPLDLDITSVATTVPEDGSSGDRFPAQVFDRCSVSERKARVLDAHLTQQRRSVIVDPSDKRQATLQSAQTVQIDRVRDAAGNETDPSMAAADGERKCDDGLLTANIDRVSVNRKSSVPNGTVSSLQLEAAPEGVNPKDVSVDLPDRKGFQYKFGFDVGKRAYLYYDTNTRQDIPVNFKGEKDINGVTTYEFVGDVPETDVSGLPNAQGEAALGTMLTMPASWWGISGRGVKPNDKITMHRYATATRHVFVEPETGTIIDGLEDQHQYFRSPDQSSDTPAPVRDFRMDVLKARFKWSDQTVKNQAEKADHYKGLLTLGGFWLPLILGIVGVLLLALWGFLMWRARRDRDGDDTPPADDTAAWDEPDTTANTGAGRHEVDPTVPAAGAAAAGAGAAGSLDPWDRPTEQIPRVDTPAENPDDDTATQTFTPPPADDDSATQTFRPTDEFGPSDDDDTQHFRRPPGE; translated from the coding sequence ATGAGACGACTTTGGCTGGCGCTGCCGGCGTTCCTCGGCGCCGCATGCATCGCCGCTGCCATAGCCATACCGCTGTTCCTCGTACCGCAGCTGCGCGTGGTGCCACTCGACCTGGACATCACGTCGGTCGCCACCACGGTGCCCGAGGACGGATCCAGCGGTGACCGGTTCCCCGCCCAGGTCTTCGATCGCTGCTCGGTGAGTGAACGCAAGGCACGCGTGCTGGACGCCCATCTCACCCAGCAGCGCCGCTCGGTCATCGTCGACCCCTCGGACAAGCGCCAGGCGACCCTGCAGTCGGCGCAGACCGTCCAGATCGACCGGGTCCGCGATGCCGCGGGCAACGAAACCGATCCGTCGATGGCCGCCGCCGACGGCGAGCGCAAGTGCGACGACGGCCTGCTCACCGCGAACATCGACCGGGTGTCGGTGAATCGCAAGTCGTCGGTGCCGAACGGGACCGTCAGCTCGCTGCAACTCGAGGCCGCTCCCGAAGGGGTGAACCCGAAGGACGTCTCGGTCGACCTCCCCGATCGCAAGGGCTTCCAGTACAAGTTCGGCTTCGACGTCGGCAAGCGCGCGTATCTCTACTACGACACGAACACCCGTCAGGACATCCCGGTCAACTTCAAGGGCGAGAAGGACATCAACGGGGTCACGACCTACGAGTTCGTCGGCGACGTGCCGGAGACCGACGTCTCGGGCCTGCCCAACGCACAGGGTGAGGCGGCGCTGGGCACGATGCTGACCATGCCCGCGAGCTGGTGGGGCATCAGCGGACGCGGCGTGAAGCCGAACGACAAGATCACGATGCACCGCTACGCCACCGCGACCCGGCACGTGTTCGTCGAGCCGGAGACCGGCACCATCATCGACGGTCTCGAGGATCAGCATCAGTACTTCCGGTCGCCCGACCAGAGCTCCGACACCCCGGCGCCGGTGCGGGACTTCCGGATGGACGTGCTCAAGGCGCGATTCAAGTGGTCCGATCAGACGGTCAAGAACCAGGCCGAGAAGGCCGACCACTACAAGGGGCTGTTGACCCTCGGCGGCTTCTGGCTGCCGCTGATCCTCGGCATCGTCGGTGTGTTGCTGCTGGCCCTGTGGGGCTTCCTGATGTGGCGTGCGCGCCGCGATCGGGACGGCGACGACACCCCGCCCGCCGACGACACGGCCGCATGGGACGAACCCGACACCACGGCTAACACCGGTGCGGGACGACATGAGGTCGATCCGACGGTCCCGGCGGCGGGCGCCGCCGCGGCCGGGGCGGGCGCAGCCGGTTCCCTCGACCCATGGGACCGGCCCACCGAGCAGATCCCCCGAGTGGACACGCCTGCCGAGAATCCCGACGACGACACTGCGACGCAGACGTTCACACCGCCCCCGGCGGACGACGACTCCGCGACGCAGACGTTCCGGCCCACCGACGAGTTCGGCCCGTCGGACGACGACGACACCCAGCACTTCCGTCGTCCGCCGGGCGAGTAA
- a CDS encoding ABC1 kinase family protein, which produces MQNSADDDLRRQLPTVSPIAEITRFGTATAHTAAGVGRFVFHTLGDAVHGRRPTAQRVAHEIRTTFEHLGPTYVKLGQLIASSPGVFSDTLSAEFESLLDRVRPADPADIRRLFIEEFGRGPEEVFAAFDVEPIASASIAQVHTATLHSGEEVVVKIQRPGITERLAPDVALLERFAGLAEISEYGRMLSARHVVEDFADGLSAELDFRNEADTMREWYECLRDGPYGSRVRVPEVHDEFTTSRVLTMERVYAIRIDDAEAVRGAGHDGVALCRNLLLSLLESAFHGGLFHGDLHAGNVLVDANGTLVLLDFGIVGRFTKRTRRILRQLVVDLIVRGDYESAGRAIFLLGAVHNPTSSTAKGAEDIKRVALPLSSTDLGSMSYGDLGRQLAAVAKAHDARLPRELVLVGKQLLYVEKYMKLLAPRWKAMSDKEIYAYMAGIMKEAERDRRADRSQSG; this is translated from the coding sequence ATGCAGAACTCCGCAGACGACGACCTACGCAGACAGCTGCCCACGGTGTCGCCGATCGCCGAGATCACCCGATTCGGCACGGCGACCGCCCACACGGCGGCGGGCGTCGGGCGCTTCGTGTTCCACACTCTCGGCGACGCCGTCCACGGTCGCCGCCCGACCGCGCAGCGCGTCGCCCATGAGATCCGGACCACGTTCGAACATCTCGGCCCCACCTACGTCAAACTCGGCCAGCTCATCGCATCGAGCCCCGGGGTGTTCAGCGACACGCTCTCGGCCGAGTTCGAATCGCTGCTCGACCGGGTTCGTCCCGCCGACCCCGCGGACATCCGGCGACTGTTCATCGAGGAGTTCGGCCGCGGCCCCGAGGAGGTCTTCGCGGCCTTCGACGTCGAGCCGATCGCGTCGGCCTCGATCGCCCAGGTCCATACCGCGACTCTGCACAGCGGCGAAGAGGTCGTGGTCAAGATCCAGCGCCCGGGAATCACCGAGCGTCTCGCACCCGACGTCGCCCTGCTCGAGCGATTCGCGGGGCTCGCGGAGATCTCCGAGTACGGCCGGATGCTGAGCGCCCGGCACGTCGTCGAGGACTTCGCCGACGGACTGTCGGCGGAACTCGACTTCCGCAACGAGGCGGACACGATGCGGGAGTGGTACGAGTGCCTGCGAGACGGCCCGTACGGCAGCCGCGTCCGGGTTCCGGAGGTCCACGACGAGTTCACCACCTCGCGAGTGCTCACGATGGAACGGGTCTACGCGATCCGCATCGACGACGCCGAGGCCGTCCGCGGCGCGGGCCATGACGGTGTCGCGCTGTGCCGCAATCTGCTGCTCTCCCTCCTCGAATCGGCGTTCCACGGTGGGCTCTTCCACGGCGATCTCCACGCAGGGAACGTGCTCGTCGACGCGAACGGCACGCTTGTCCTACTCGACTTCGGCATCGTCGGACGGTTCACCAAACGGACGAGACGGATTCTCCGGCAGCTCGTCGTCGACCTCATCGTGCGCGGCGACTACGAATCGGCCGGTCGCGCGATCTTCCTGCTGGGAGCCGTCCACAATCCGACGTCGTCGACGGCCAAGGGCGCCGAGGACATCAAACGGGTCGCGTTGCCGCTCTCGTCGACCGATCTCGGGTCGATGTCGTACGGGGATCTCGGACGTCAGCTGGCCGCGGTCGCCAAGGCACACGACGCCCGACTGCCGCGCGAACTCGTTCTCGTCGGCAAACAGCTCCTTTACGTCGAGAAATACATGAAACTGCTCGCACCCCGCTGGAAAGCCATGTCCGACAAAGAGATCTACGCATACATGGCCGGGATCATGAAAGAGGCCGAACGGGACAGGCGAGCTGATCGCAGCCAGTCGGGCTGA